GGAAGATTTATTAGCGAAGCGGAAGCGGAAAGAGCTGGAAGGAGGAGCCGGACATGACTGAGGAAACGCACAATGAATGGCTGGATCGTATGGCAAATGAATCACGTGACAAACAGCAGGCGTTCATGAACGATATCGCTCGTCGTTTGAAGCGTCCAAGAACGACTATGGCTCCTGTACATCCTTTTCGCGGTGCTCCAGATTATTGGCAAGAATTCCAGTGGAGTCCAGAAGAACGCATCGATCAATTTACTGCGAATTTTCAAAGTGCAGGTGGACATGTGTTTCGCATGGCAACGATGGATGAAGCTAAAGCTTTTATTGTCAATAAAGCGAGTGATATGCTTGCCCGTTATATTCTTCGGCAGAATGTAGCTGAGCTTGCGGCACTTCGTCTAGAAGAAGAACTTGTAGATACGCAGGTATCTGTCTGGAATACGGATATGCAAGAAGCATGGAAAGCTAGGGCAGCGGAAGCCGATATTGGGATTGTGATCGCGGATTATGCAGTTGCTTATACAGGCTCTATTACAGTGTTATCTTCTGCGGATAAAGGGCGTTCTGTCAGTCTTTTGCCAACCGCATTAATTGCTATCATTCCGCTTGAGCGGCTGAAGACTCGTCTGGGTGAGGTGCTTATTGATTTTGATGAAGCGGGACAATCGGGTCTCCCCGCAGGTATTCACTTTATTTCTGGACCGAGTCGTTCAGCGGATATTGAGAATGATCTGACGATAGGTGTGCATGGCCCAGGAATCGTATTCGCCTTGCTGGTAGGCTGATGAGGAGATAAGGAGTGTTGTTTAAGAATGAATGCTGGGGCACATAAACAGGGTCAGAATCATATTGCTATTGATATTGGAGCCTCTAGTGGGAGAGTCGTTTGTGGAACCTTGCAAGAACCGGAGGAAACCTTATCATTAACAGAAATTCACCGTTTTAGTAATGGATTCACTGAGATGAAGGGTAATCTTTATTGGGACGTCGATTATTTATTTGCTGAAATTGTAAAAGGCTTGCAGAAGGCGAAGTCAAAAGGAATTGAGCATTGTACCGTCGGAATTGATACTTGGGCTGTGGATTACGTACTTCTAGATCAGAAGGGGACACGAATTCATGAAGTTTTTTCTTATCGTGATTCCCGAACGGATGGAGCGGTAGAGAGTTTGCATCGCAATATATCAACTGAAAGCGTTTACGGAAAGACGGGGATACAAGTTCTCCCGATTAATACGCTGTACCAGCTGTATGTGCATGATCAGGTAGAGCTGGAAGCAGCACATTCCATCCTTTTAGTCCCTGATTATCTCTACTATCGGCTTACGGGACGAAGAATTAGCGAAGTCACTAATGCTTCAACCACAGGTCTGCTGAATCTGCAAACTCGGGATTATGACGCTGATCTCCTGGCACTGCTTGGTCTTTCAAAAGAACAATTTCCCCCCTTAACGGAACCTGGGGAACATATTGGCGGATTGACTGATGACTTGACGGCACGCGGTGATCTTCCAGTTTGTGAGTTCATAGCAGTAGCCACTCATGATACAGCATCGGCTGTACTAGGCGTTCCTGCAAGTAGCGATAGTTGGGGATTTCTCAGTAGTGGTACTTGGTCACTCATCGGGGTGGAACGGGATTCAGCAATTACAAGTCCAGAGGCGATGGAGCGCAATTATACAAACGAATGGGGAGCCTTCGGCTCATTTCGTTTTCTTAAGAACATTATGGGGATGTGGCTGATCCAAAAGGTTCGTGAGGAATATGGCGGGCAGTACAGCTTCGGCGAACTGGTGGAATTGGCAGCGCAAGAAATTCCTTTTAGATCCATCATCTACTGCAATGATGAACGATTCATGAATCCATCCAACATGGTTAGCGTGATACAGAGCTATTGTGCGGAAGTCGGACAGTTGGTACCAAAGACACCAGGGGAGATTGCCAGATGTGTGTTTGACAGTCTTGCTCTTTCTTATTATTTCTACGTTCAGGATCTTCAGCTATTGACCGGTGAAAAATGGGAGCGGCTGCATATCGTAGGTGGTGGAGCGAACAACGGATTGCTATGCCAGATTGCGGCCGATTTGCTAGAGATGGAAATTTACGCTGGACCAACGGAATCAACCGCATTAGGTAATGTGGTTATGCAAATGATCAGTGTAGGCGCGGTCGCAGATCTTAAAGAAGCAAGAGAAATTATTTATCGTTCATTTGATGTAACAACTTATCTTCCACAAATGATGGATTCCACCCTGAAAACCGCAGCATTAGCAGAATTTGCTCGGCTACAGGTCGTATAAGAGTAACTAATAAAGTAACCGAGAATATATGGGATGACTATTAGATAGCTATGGATGAGCCAAAGAAGGGTATAAATCCCCCTCATTGAGCGCAAAAAGCGGAAAACGAGCCAAAGAGGGGTATAAATCCCCCTCATTGAGCGCAAAAAGCGGAAAACGAGGAAAAGAGGGGCATAAATCCCCTACATTGAGCTCAAAAAGCGGAAAACGAGCCAAGGAGGGGTATAAATCCCCCACATTGAGCGTAAAAAGCGGAAAACGAGCCAAAGAGGTACAAAAATACCCTACATTGAGCGCAAAAAGCGGAAAACGAGCCAAAGAGGTACAAAAAAGCCCTACATTGAGCGCAAATAGCGGAAAACGAGCCAAAGAGGTACAAAAATCCCCCTAAATGAAATCACTAAGACAAGATCAGGAGGCTTAAGCATGGAGCAGAGTACAGAAAGCTTAAAGAGCATTCAGACGAGCTATAATGAAGCGAAAAAGCTCTACGCACAGCATGGCATTGATGTAGATAAAGTATTAGAACAGCTTGAGGTAATCAAAATTTCATTGCACTGTTGGCAGGGAGACGATGTAAAGGGCTTCATGAATAAGGAAAAGGAACTCAGCGGCGGGATCGCGGTCACGGGCAGTTACCCGGGGCGTGCAAGGAATCCGGAGGAACTACGGCGTGATTTGGAGCGGGCCTTAGCGCTTATCCCAGGCCGTCATAAAGTTAATCTACATGCTATTTATGCCGATACGGAAGAGACAGTAGATCTTGATGCACTAGAGCCTAAGCATTATGAAAGATGGGTGAACTGGGCTAAGGAGCAGGGACTTGGATTAGATTTCAATCCCACTTGCTTCTCTCATGAAAAAGCTAATGATGGCTTCACACTAAGCCACCCGGATCCTGAAATACGCAACTTCTGGATTTCTCATTGCAAGGCTGCACGCCGAATCTCAGAATCTTTCGGTCAGGCACTAGGTCAGCCTTGTGTAACCAACTTCTGGGTTCCAGATGGATATAAAGATACACCGATCGACCGTCTGTCACCGAGAGTGCGACTTCAGCAATCACTGGACGAGATCTTCAGTGAGGAGATCGATCAGCAATATAACATTGATGCTGTAGAAAGCAAGCTGTTCGGAATTGGTTCAGAAAGTTATGTGGTAGGTTCGCATGAATTTTATATGGGTTATGCACTAAGTCGGGGCAAAGCAGTTTGCTTCGATGCTGGGCATTTCCATCCGACCGAGACCATCTCGAATAAACTATCCTCTTGGCTGCTGTTTGGTGATCAATTGTTGCTGCATGTTAGCCGTCCAGTACGCTGGGATAGTGATCATGTGGTGACTATGGATGATGAACTGCTGGAGATTGCTCGTGAACTAGTTAGAGGTCAATTCCTAGAAAGAACTCATATTGGACTCGATTTCTTTGACGGAAGTATTAATCACATTGCCGCTTGGGTGATCGGAACACGTAACACAATCAAAGCCCTGCTACGTGCGATGCTGGAACCTATAGAGCTATTGAAGCAAATTGAACTGGATGGGGATTACACTACTAGACTTGCACTGGTAGAGGAATTGAAATCTTATCCGTTCGGAGCTATTTGGGATTATTATTGTGCGACGAGTGGTGTGCCTGTCCGAGAAAGTTGGCTGAGTGATGTGAAGCAATACGAAGTAGATGTTTTATCAAAGCGATAAAGTAGTTGTAATGGCGGTTACCACACGGTAGCCGCTTTTTATGTTCATGATTCGTACTTATTTGAAAAGGCTTCCGATCTCTGCTATGTTTTATCAAAAAGAGAGAGAGGCGTTACTATGGAGAAATATGGACCGAATCCGAATACACTCTATCCAAATGAACAGATCAAAAGCATCTGTTACATCAAAAATGTGATTACTAGAAACAATATTCTGGTTGGCGATTATACGTATTATGATGATATAGACGGTCCGGAAAAGTTTGAGGAGCATGTGACGCATCATTATGATTTTATTGGCGATAAGCTTATTATCGGGAAGTTCTGCGCGATTGCCAAAGGCGTTGAATTTATCATGAACGGTGCGAACCATCGAATGAATTCGGTTACGACCTATCCTTTTAATATTATGGCTAATGGCTGGGAGCATGCAGCTCCAGAACTATCAGATCTACCTTATAAAGGAGATACAGTGATCGGTAACGATGTGTGGATTGGGCAGAATGTTACGGTTATGCCTGGTGTACATATTGGAAATGGAGCGGTCATCGCGGCTAATTCAACGGTTGTGAAAGATATCCCGGCTTATAGTGTGGCTGGAGGAAATCCCTGTAAAGTGATTAGACAACGCTTTGATGCTGAATTGATCGAATATCTTGAAGGGATTAAGTGGTGGGATTGGGATGCCGAGCGAATCTTTAATAATCTTGAAGCGTTATGCAGCAGTGATTTGAATAAAATTAAAGAAATCAAATGATATTGTGTAAGTTTCATAGAACAAGCTATAGTTTATTTAAGAGATATATATTATAGCTGAGGGTATACTGACAGTATGTACTTCATATGAACCTTACGGAGGGACAATTTAATGAAGAAAGATGATGACATGAACACTGCGGAGCTCACAGCAGAGAGGTTTCCATACAGCAAAAAAAATGAGGAATTGGTAACTCGGAATTTTTGGACAAAAACTAAAAAGTTCGCAGGTAAGATTCCATTTACTAAAGATGCTATCGCGATGTATTATTGTGCTGTCGATGCGAAGACCCCTTTGTGGGCAAAAGGAATTGCTTTCGGTGCATTGGCTTATTTTATTTCTCCTATAGATGCGATACCAGATGCGATTCTCGGCCTTGGATTTACAGATGATGCAGCGATCATTGCAGCAGGTATTAAAGCGATATCCGGTCAAGTAACCAACGAACATAAGGAAAAGGCTGAAGCGTTTTTTAATGATGGAAAATAAAAGGTGCAGCTGTGAGCTACACCGTAATATCTGTACCTTCAGGACAGCTTTCTATGGGAAGCTGTTTTGTTTTGTAAACCTCGCCCCAGTCTTTCATGAGTTTTATAATGGGAATGAGTGTCTCACCAAATTCAGTTAACGAGTATTCAACTTTCGGGGGAACCTGATGGTAAACCTCGCGGTGAACAACCCCATCTTCTTCCAGCTCTCTAAGCTGCAGGGTCAGCATACGTTGAGTAATGCCTGGGCAGATTCGGCGGAATTCGTTAAAACGTTTCGTTCCATCGATCAAGTGATAGATGAGAATGCCCTTCCATTTCCCTCCTATAACATCAAGCGTAAATTCCACAGGGCAAGCTTCCTTATTGCTGTCAGGGTAATTTCCGAAGCCACCTTTTCGGTCACGCATTGTCGCTCAACTCCCATAGTATCATTTTGTATACTACATAACATTAATGTGCGTACTTTTAAAGAAGTAATATATATTCTAATATTAAGCATGTGATCGGCAAACAGTCAAATGGTCGTCGATTCTAACCAAGTAAAGGGAGTGTGACTCATGGATACTTTGTCTTTAAACAAGAATGAAATCCTGTCTGCCTACCAGTTCAGACATGCAACTAAAGAATTTGATAGTCATAAAAAAATAAGTGAGTCAGACTTTCAGTTTATTCTAGAAACAGGACGTCTGTCACCAAGTTCATTCGGATTCGAGCCTTGGCGTTTTGTCGTAGTACAAAGTCCAGAAATTCGCGAGAAATTACGTGCTTATGCTTGGGGAGCACAAAAGCAATTGCCAACCGCAAGTCATTTTGTATTGATTCTTTCACGTCTTCCTAAAGATATGGCTGCTGATTCAGATTATATTAAAGGGGTCATGGAGCATGTACAGGAGCTACCTCCAGAAGTGAGGGAAGGGAAAGGTAATATGTACGATAAGTTCTTGAAGGTTGATTTCGGATTGATGGAGAATGAACGTGCAATGTTCGAATGGAGCTGCCGGCAGAGTTATATAGCCCTTGGTAATATGATGACATCAGCGGCTTTAATCGGAATCGATTCTTGCCCAATGGAAGGTTTTGATAAAACAAAGATTGAGCAGCTCCTTGCAGAAGAGGGGATTATGGCTGCTGAGCATTTCGGAATCTCCTGTATGGTAGCCTTTGGATATCGTTTGAATGAACCACGTGGCAAAACAAGACAAGTCGCTGAACAAGTCGTTCAGTGGGTTTAATTAAACTAGAATCTCATTCTTGAGCTGCAAATGAACAGACCTAACCTGCAAAGTCTCCGGCGTTTTGGAGATCATGCAGGTTATTTTTGTTTATTTCTTACAAGATTCGAAAAGTAATTGAAATTTTCATGAAAACTCTGATACTCTTATTAAGGTGACCTATTTTTAAGCTTTACCGAGTTAATTTAATAATGAAGGGATCCTGCATCATGAAAATCATTCGCATTATTATTCAAGTGTTCGTGCTTTATTTATTCTATTTGGCTGGAGACTTTCTGCAAAAGCAGCTGCATCTCCCCGTTTCCGGGAGTATCGTCGGATTACTGCTGCTCTTTGTTTTATTGTTATTCAAGATCGTACCTGTGAAATGGATTGAAGAGGGTGCAACAACAATATTAGCTTACCTTCCGTTATTTTTTATTCCAGCGACGGCTGGGATCGTGAAGCATATGGATATTTTCAGTGGAAGAGGTTTGCTATTAATCCTGATTCTTATCGTTAGCAGCGTCCTCACAATTGCAGCGGCAGCACATACCAGTCAATGGCTTTCAACCTTGAAAGGCAAGAGCAGAGCGGGCTGGAGCAGCAAGAGCTTAGGCAAAGAGGGGAAGGAAATATAATGTTTTTTATCGCGACAGGAATTGTCCTGCTTAATGTTGCTATTTATTTGATGATGTCCGTAATATATAGACGTTTTCGCTTTCCTGTACTGATTCCCGCGTTAACAGCAACAGCCCTTGTTGTAGCCATACTTTTATATTTTAATATTCCATATGATACATATATGATAGGCGGTCAGTGGATTAATAA
This Paenibacillus sp. FSL R5-0345 DNA region includes the following protein-coding sequences:
- a CDS encoding LutC/YkgG family protein, coding for MTEETHNEWLDRMANESRDKQQAFMNDIARRLKRPRTTMAPVHPFRGAPDYWQEFQWSPEERIDQFTANFQSAGGHVFRMATMDEAKAFIVNKASDMLARYILRQNVAELAALRLEEELVDTQVSVWNTDMQEAWKARAAEADIGIVIADYAVAYTGSITVLSSADKGRSVSLLPTALIAIIPLERLKTRLGEVLIDFDEAGQSGLPAGIHFISGPSRSADIENDLTIGVHGPGIVFALLVG
- the rhaB gene encoding rhamnulokinase, yielding MNAGAHKQGQNHIAIDIGASSGRVVCGTLQEPEETLSLTEIHRFSNGFTEMKGNLYWDVDYLFAEIVKGLQKAKSKGIEHCTVGIDTWAVDYVLLDQKGTRIHEVFSYRDSRTDGAVESLHRNISTESVYGKTGIQVLPINTLYQLYVHDQVELEAAHSILLVPDYLYYRLTGRRISEVTNASTTGLLNLQTRDYDADLLALLGLSKEQFPPLTEPGEHIGGLTDDLTARGDLPVCEFIAVATHDTASAVLGVPASSDSWGFLSSGTWSLIGVERDSAITSPEAMERNYTNEWGAFGSFRFLKNIMGMWLIQKVREEYGGQYSFGELVELAAQEIPFRSIIYCNDERFMNPSNMVSVIQSYCAEVGQLVPKTPGEIARCVFDSLALSYYFYVQDLQLLTGEKWERLHIVGGGANNGLLCQIAADLLEMEIYAGPTESTALGNVVMQMISVGAVADLKEAREIIYRSFDVTTYLPQMMDSTLKTAALAEFARLQVV
- the rhaA gene encoding L-rhamnose isomerase; translation: MEQSTESLKSIQTSYNEAKKLYAQHGIDVDKVLEQLEVIKISLHCWQGDDVKGFMNKEKELSGGIAVTGSYPGRARNPEELRRDLERALALIPGRHKVNLHAIYADTEETVDLDALEPKHYERWVNWAKEQGLGLDFNPTCFSHEKANDGFTLSHPDPEIRNFWISHCKAARRISESFGQALGQPCVTNFWVPDGYKDTPIDRLSPRVRLQQSLDEIFSEEIDQQYNIDAVESKLFGIGSESYVVGSHEFYMGYALSRGKAVCFDAGHFHPTETISNKLSSWLLFGDQLLLHVSRPVRWDSDHVVTMDDELLEIARELVRGQFLERTHIGLDFFDGSINHIAAWVIGTRNTIKALLRAMLEPIELLKQIELDGDYTTRLALVEELKSYPFGAIWDYYCATSGVPVRESWLSDVKQYEVDVLSKR
- a CDS encoding Vat family streptogramin A O-acetyltransferase, which translates into the protein MEKYGPNPNTLYPNEQIKSICYIKNVITRNNILVGDYTYYDDIDGPEKFEEHVTHHYDFIGDKLIIGKFCAIAKGVEFIMNGANHRMNSVTTYPFNIMANGWEHAAPELSDLPYKGDTVIGNDVWIGQNVTVMPGVHIGNGAVIAANSTVVKDIPAYSVAGGNPCKVIRQRFDAELIEYLEGIKWWDWDAERIFNNLEALCSSDLNKIKEIK
- a CDS encoding YkvA family protein, which codes for MKKDDDMNTAELTAERFPYSKKNEELVTRNFWTKTKKFAGKIPFTKDAIAMYYCAVDAKTPLWAKGIAFGALAYFISPIDAIPDAILGLGFTDDAAIIAAGIKAISGQVTNEHKEKAEAFFNDGK
- a CDS encoding winged helix-turn-helix transcriptional regulator, which encodes MRDRKGGFGNYPDSNKEACPVEFTLDVIGGKWKGILIYHLIDGTKRFNEFRRICPGITQRMLTLQLRELEEDGVVHREVYHQVPPKVEYSLTEFGETLIPIIKLMKDWGEVYKTKQLPIESCPEGTDITV
- a CDS encoding NAD(P)H-dependent oxidoreductase, whose protein sequence is MDTLSLNKNEILSAYQFRHATKEFDSHKKISESDFQFILETGRLSPSSFGFEPWRFVVVQSPEIREKLRAYAWGAQKQLPTASHFVLILSRLPKDMAADSDYIKGVMEHVQELPPEVREGKGNMYDKFLKVDFGLMENERAMFEWSCRQSYIALGNMMTSAALIGIDSCPMEGFDKTKIEQLLAEEGIMAAEHFGISCMVAFGYRLNEPRGKTRQVAEQVVQWV
- a CDS encoding CidA/LrgA family holin-like protein — translated: MKIIRIIIQVFVLYLFYLAGDFLQKQLHLPVSGSIVGLLLLFVLLLFKIVPVKWIEEGATTILAYLPLFFIPATAGIVKHMDIFSGRGLLLILILIVSSVLTIAAAAHTSQWLSTLKGKSRAGWSSKSLGKEGKEI